ATCACCGTGCTGACGTTCTGCTGCGAGAACACCCGCTCCACCGCGACCACGTGCGGCTGATGACGGTCGAGCCACTCATCGATCGCATTGGCGATCACGAGCAGCCGCTGATCCAGCGGCTGCTCCGCCGCCGTGCCGACGACGCCGACCGCCACCATGGTGGCCCGGCGGTCGCCGGCGACGTCCACGACCCCAAGACCGCAGCGTGTGAGCCCCGGGTCGACCCCGAGAACCCGCAGGCTCACGGCAGGAGCCCTTTCACGGGGACGATGACTACTCGGCCTCGAGCTGAGCGTGGACCTCTTCGCTGAGATCGGCGTTGGTGTAGACGTTCTGCACGTCGTCCAGCTCTTCCAGCGCGTCAACGAGCTTGAGGAACTTCTTGGCGCCGTCCAGATCGAGCTCGACCTGCATGGACGGAAGGAACTCGGCCTCATCGGTCTCATACTCGATGCCGGCCTCGTTCAGGGCGTCACGGATGGCCTGCAGATCGCCCGGCTCGGAGTGGATCTCCCAGTTCTCGCCCTGGTCCTTGACCTCATCGGCGCCGGCGTCCAGCACGACCATGAGCAGGTCGTCCTCGCTCAGGCCGTTCTTCGGCAGGCTGACCACGCCGCGGCGGGTGAAGAGGTACGCCACCGAACCCGGGTCGGCCACGGTGCCGCCGTTGCGGGTGATGGCCAGGCGGACCTCGGAGGCTGCACGGTTCTTGTTGTCCGTGAGGCACTCGATCAGCAGGGCGGAACCCTGCGGGCCGCGTGCTTCGTACATGATCTCGGTGTAGTCGACGACTTCACCGGTCAGACCGGCGCCGCGCTTGATGGCGCGGTCGATGTTGTCATTGGGCACCGAGTTCTTCTTGGCCTTGGACACGGCCAGGTCGAGCGCCGGGTTGCCGGAGAGGTCCGGTCCGCCCATCCGCGATGCGACCTCGATGTTCTTGATGAACTTGGCGAACGCCTTGGCACGCCTGCCGTCGATCACGGCCTTCTTGTGCTTGGTGGTAGCCCATTTGGAGTGACCCGACATGCCTACGCTTCTCCTTTGATCATCCGGATGAACAGTTCGTGAACGCGCAGCTCCCCCGTCACTTCGGGATGGAAGGACGTGGCGAGCAGATTGCCCGAGCGAACCGCAACAATTCTAGCCCGTGAATCGAGTGTCGCCGCGGACGGCATCTCGTCCGGGTGCAACTGGGCGAGGACCTCGACGCCTTCGCCGACCGACTCGACCCAGGGTCCGCGGATGAAGACCGCGTGAACGGGGGCCACGCCGTCGCCGTCGCGGCCGGCCGAGAATTCGAGGCCACCGAAGTCCACATCGACTTCGAAGGACTCGCGCTGACGCCCGAAGGCGTTGCGGCGCACCGTCATGTCGATGCCGCCGAACGTCTGCTGGGGGTTCCCCTCAAGGTCCAAAGTCGGATCCTCGATCCGGTCGGCCAGGAGGATCATCCCGGCGCAGGACCCGTACACCGGGAGTCCTTCCGCGATCCGCTCGCGGAGGGGCTCGGACAGTTCGAAGGCGCGGGCGAGCTTGTCGATCGCCGTCGACTCACCGCCGGGGATCACGAGGCCGTCGACGCCGGCCAGCTCGGTCGGGCGGCGCACGGGAACGGCGCGGCCGCCCACCTCGTGGACGGCCTTCAGGTGTTCTCGGAAGTCGCCCTGCAGGGCGAGCACGCCCACCAGAGGGGCGTCAGAGGGAGGAATTCGCACCTTGACAGTGTAATCAGCCGCGACGTCGCGGCCGCCCCGTGTGACGCCCGCGACGTTCCCCCGCTCCCCTGGCGAGGGCCACCCACCCAGTAGCATTGGTCAGGACCTGTTATCTATCGAAGAGGTGCGCAGTATGTGCGGAATCGCCGGTTACCACGGCTTTGGGGAGAACGAGGAGATGCTCAAGGCCATGAGCGCCTGCATCGTTCACCGTGGCCCCGATGGTGAGGGGTACTTCACCGAGGCGAATGTGGGACTCGCGCACCGCCGTTTGTCCATCATCGACGTCGCGCACGGCCAGGAGCCGATGATCAGCGCCGACGGCGACTTCGTCCTCGTCTACAACGGCGAGGTCTACAACTACCTCGAGCTGCGCGCCGAGCTGGAGGCCCTGGGCCGCACGTTCCGCACCCAGTCGGACACCGAGGTCGTCCTGCAGTCCTACGAGGAGTGGGGCACCGAGGCCTTCGACCGGTTCAACGGCATGTTCGGCCTCGCCATCCTGGACAAGAAGCGCAACGTCACCGTGCTCGCCCGCGACCACTTCGGCATCAAGCCGGTGTACTGGGCGAACGCCGGCACCGAGGACGAGCCCCGCGTGATCTTCGCCTCCGAGATCCGTCCGATCCTGGCCACCGGCCACATCGAGGCCGCCCCGAACGAGCGCATCCTCTACCGCTACCTGCAGTACCGGATCCACGACGACACCGCCGAGACCTTCTTCGCCGGTGTCAACAAGCTGCTCCCCGGCGAGATGATGACCATCGACAACGCCACGGGCCGCTTCACCATCGAGAGCTTCACGCGGCTGCGCCAGGAGCTCGAGGAACTCTCGAGCGTGAACCGTCCGTACACACCCGAGGTGACCGAGGAATACCGCCAGCGGTTCACCGAGGCCATCCGGATGCGCCTCAAGTCCGAGGTCCCCGTGGGCTCCGCCCTCTCCGGCGGCCTCGACTCCTCCGCCGTCGTCGTGACCATCAACAAGCTGATGCAGGAGCACGCGGACGCGGTCGACTCGATCGGCCCCAAGCAGAACACCTTCAGCGCGGTCTTCCCCAACTCGATCAATGACGAGGAGGCCTACGCGGACGCCGCCATCGCCAAGTGCAGCGGCAACATCGAGGCCCACAAGATCCTCCCGACGGCCGAGGGCTTCGCGGCGGACCTCGAGGACTTCGTCCGCACCATGGAGGAGCCCATCATCTCCTCCGGGCCGTACGCCCAGTACTGCGTGATGAAGGAAGCCAGCAAGCACGTCACCGTGCTGCTCGACGGCCAGGGCGCCGACGAGATGATGGCCGGCTACATCCCGTACTACTTCGCCTACCTCCGCCAGCTGCAGAAGGCCGGCGACTACCGGAAGCTCCTCAAGGAGGCCGGCCAGTCCCTGGACATCTTCTACCGCCTGGGCCGCTTCCGCCTGAAGTCCAAGCTCACCGCCAAGAAGCGCGTGACCATGGGCCAGCTCCTCAACAAGGAGTTCACCTCCGGGTACCGTGGCGAGAAGTTCGGCAACGTGCCGGACAACATGAAGGCCCGTCTCATCGACGACCTCTTCCACAAGTCGCTGCCCTCGCTGCTCCGCTACGAGGACAAGAACACCATGCGCTTCTCCCTGGAGGGCCGCGTGCCCTTCCTGGACAAGGAAGTGGTGAAGTTCCTCTTTAGCCTGTCCGATGAGGCCATCATCAAGGGCGGCTGGAACAAGCGCATCCTGCGGGACGCCACCCGCGGGCTGCTTCCCGAGAAGATCAGCAACCGTCGCAACAAGATCGGCTTCACCACCCCCGAGGTGGAGTGGTTCCGCATCATGAACGAGCGGATCTACAAGATCTTCATGTCGAACTCCTTCTACAACCGCCCGTACTGGAACCGTGAAGCGGTCCTGACGGCGTTCGAGGAGTACCTCAACGACAAGAACGACGCCGACACCATGGTGTTCTGGCGCCTCATGAACGTCGAGCTGTGGTTCCGCGAGTTCATCGACAAGGACGAGACCCCCGCGGACGTGAAGCTCAACAAGAGCGACTACGAGCCGAACCCGGGCAAGGACCTCGGCATCGAGTCGGCCGGCACCACGTTCCTCCGCTTCCCGCTCCAGACCGAGGTCTTCGCCAAGGACACCGAGCTGGCTCCCGCGGTGACCCAGTACCCGGCCCGCTTCTTCGACGGTCTGGAAGGCGCCCCGGCGAAGGTCCAGGACGCCGTCGAGAGCGCCCGCCGGGACGGCCGGAAGTGGTACCTGCTGGTGAGCGAGAAGATTGTCGCCATCACGCAGGGCCGCTCCTTCCCGGTCTGGGAGATCAAGGTGACTCCTGCCGCACGCGTGCTGAGCAAGTTCGTCACCCGCACGCCCGCCGGCATCGGCCTGGGCAGCCCCTGGTCCATGCAGATCGCCATCAACGAAGTCGGTCTGCCCCTCATCGCCAAGGCCGCCGCGGCGTCCGTGGTGGGCAAGTTCCAGGGCAAGAGCGGCGTCTTCTACGACGTGGTCGGCAACAACATCAACGCGATCGACGGTGCGACCCCGTACAGCCTCGGGGCGGCGAGCAACTCCGTGAAGCTCGCCCCGAAGGATCCCGAGGGCGTGGCACGTGCGCTGAGCGCCGAGATCCGCGCGACCCTGCCCGACGAGGCGGTGGAGAACTTCGGCGGCGTGGCCATCATGGACGCCAACGACCTGGGCGTCGTGGTCATGGGCCACGACACCGCGCTTCCTACCGAGACCATCGCCGGGATGTTCAAGGACAATCCGCAGGGTCAGGGCGCCCAGGCGACCCCGATGTCCCTCGTGGTGACGCAGGCCTGATCCGGGCCCCGTCCTGAGGGAAGGCCCCCACCGGATGATCCGGTGGGGGCCTTCCCGCGTCCGGGTCCGGTTCTCAGTCAGAGCTTTATGCCGTCAGGGCGTCTTCTGTGAAGTGCACTTTCCTCTCAGAGCACCTTCCCTTCAACGCGTCCGACGACGGCGGTGGGCCACCTTCCCCATGAACCGCGAGGCGAGGAGGATGCGCCCCGCCGAGCGGGCCCGCTGCGCGCTGTAGCGCTCGAGCAGCGCCACGACGTCCTGCCCCTCCCGATGATCCTCCCTGTCTCCCCCGGCGCCGGACACGAGGCCGCACAGTGCCGCCGCATCCTCGAAGCCCGCCCCGGCACCCTGCCCGAGGTCCGGGGTCATGGCGTGAGCGGCGTCGCCCGCGAGGGCCACCCGACCCCGATGGAACACCCTGAGGGGCCGGGCGAGGTCGTGGATGTCGTGACGCAGGACGGCGTCGTCGGGTGTGGCATCGATCAACGCCCCCACGGTCTCATACCAGCCGGCGAACTCGCGGCGCACGGCGTCCTTCTCGGAGGCGAGGCCCCGGGAAACCGCGGTCTCCCCCGCCGGGTGGCTCGCCACGGCGAACCAGTAGACCCTGCCGTCCGCGAGGGGCACGGTGCCGAACCGGTGTTCCCCGGCCCAGTCCTCCCCCGCCGTGCCGCCCGTGTCCACCGGGTCCGCCGTCACGCCTCTCCATGCGGTGTACCCGGCGTAGCGCAGGCCGGGGTCGAGCCCCAGCACCGTCCGGGTGCGGCTGCGCAGGCCGTCCGCAGCGATCACCAGATCCCAGCCGCCGACGGTCCGGGGGCCGCCCGGAGCGCCGCCTCCCCCGTCGACGGTGAGGCACGCGCGGCGGAGGCGGTCGCCGTCGTCGGCCACCGAGGCAGTGGCGCCCCAGTGGAAGGTGACGTCGTCGCAGGATTCCAGCAGGAACTCGCGGAGGTCATTGCGATGGAACATGCGGACGCCGTGGTCGCGCGGGGCGGGTGCGGAGAACCGGATGCGCCCGTCGCGGCGGCGCATCGCGGTGCGCGTTCCGGACGGCGGACCGTGCGGCACACGGTCGAAGCCGTCGCCCAGGCCCAAGCGGCGCATGGCCTTCCGGCTGTTGGGAAAGAGGGAGATCCCAGCCCCGGCTGGAGGCTCCTGTCCGGCCCGTTCGAAGACCTCCACCTGGGCTCCGCGGCGTGCCAGGCCCGCCGCCGTGGCGAGACCGACCAGCCCGGCGCCGATGATCGCGATGCGCATCCAGTCCCTCCTCCTCCCGGCGTCGGGGTCTCCTCATGACTTCCCCGGCGCGTCCGCCTTGTGACACACGCCACGGCTGTGAAAGGGTCGTTTCATGACCAACCCTCTTCTGCAGCCGAGCACGCTCCCGTACGGTCTGACGCCGTTCGCCGAGCTCACCACCGAAGCCTACCGCGAGGCGATCCTCCAGGGCCTCAGCGAACACCGCGCCGAGGTCGAGGCCATCACCGGCAACGCCGACGCCCCTGACTTCCACAACACCGTCCTGGCACTGGAATCCTCCGGCGACCTGCTCGAGCGCGCCGTCCGGGCCTTCCACACCGTCTCCGGCGCGGACAGTTCGCCGGAGCTCGATGCACTCGAGTCCGAGGTGACGCCCCTGCTCGCCGAGCATGAGGACGGGATCTACCTCAACCGCGCGCTGTTCGACCGCTTCGAAGCCGTCGACGCCGACGGCCTGGAGGGCGAGGACGCGCAGCTCCTCTCGGAGTACCTCCGCCGGTTCCGCCTGGCAGGCATCGGCCTCGAGGAGAGCCAGCAGGCACGGCTCCGCGAGATCAACGCCCGGCTGTCCGCGCTCGGCACCGAGTTCTCTCAGAAGGCCAAGGAGAGCGTGAATGCCGGCGCCCTTGTGGTGGACACCGAAGAGGCCCTCCGCGGGTTCGATGCCGAAGCCATCCGTGCCGCCGCCCAGTCCGCCGACGAGGCCGGGCACGCCGGCAAGTTCCTCGTGCCTTTGATCCAGCCGAGCAGCCAGCCTGCGCTGTCC
This portion of the Arthrobacter woluwensis genome encodes:
- the pdxT gene encoding pyridoxal 5'-phosphate synthase glutaminase subunit PdxT, coding for MRIPPSDAPLVGVLALQGDFREHLKAVHEVGGRAVPVRRPTELAGVDGLVIPGGESTAIDKLARAFELSEPLRERIAEGLPVYGSCAGMILLADRIEDPTLDLEGNPQQTFGGIDMTVRRNAFGRQRESFEVDVDFGGLEFSAGRDGDGVAPVHAVFIRGPWVESVGEGVEVLAQLHPDEMPSAATLDSRARIVAVRSGNLLATSFHPEVTGELRVHELFIRMIKGEA
- a CDS encoding YebC/PmpR family DNA-binding transcriptional regulator → MSGHSKWATTKHKKAVIDGRRAKAFAKFIKNIEVASRMGGPDLSGNPALDLAVSKAKKNSVPNDNIDRAIKRGAGLTGEVVDYTEIMYEARGPQGSALLIECLTDNKNRAASEVRLAITRNGGTVADPGSVAYLFTRRGVVSLPKNGLSEDDLLMVVLDAGADEVKDQGENWEIHSEPGDLQAIRDALNEAGIEYETDEAEFLPSMQVELDLDGAKKFLKLVDALEELDDVQNVYTNADLSEEVHAQLEAE
- a CDS encoding FAD-dependent monooxygenase, which encodes MRIAIIGAGLVGLATAAGLARRGAQVEVFERAGQEPPAGAGISLFPNSRKAMRRLGLGDGFDRVPHGPPSGTRTAMRRRDGRIRFSAPAPRDHGVRMFHRNDLREFLLESCDDVTFHWGATASVADDGDRLRRACLTVDGGGGAPGGPRTVGGWDLVIAADGLRSRTRTVLGLDPGLRYAGYTAWRGVTADPVDTGGTAGEDWAGEHRFGTVPLADGRVYWFAVASHPAGETAVSRGLASEKDAVRREFAGWYETVGALIDATPDDAVLRHDIHDLARPLRVFHRGRVALAGDAAHAMTPDLGQGAGAGFEDAAALCGLVSGAGGDREDHREGQDVVALLERYSAQRARSAGRILLASRFMGKVAHRRRRTR
- the asnB gene encoding asparagine synthase (glutamine-hydrolyzing): MCGIAGYHGFGENEEMLKAMSACIVHRGPDGEGYFTEANVGLAHRRLSIIDVAHGQEPMISADGDFVLVYNGEVYNYLELRAELEALGRTFRTQSDTEVVLQSYEEWGTEAFDRFNGMFGLAILDKKRNVTVLARDHFGIKPVYWANAGTEDEPRVIFASEIRPILATGHIEAAPNERILYRYLQYRIHDDTAETFFAGVNKLLPGEMMTIDNATGRFTIESFTRLRQELEELSSVNRPYTPEVTEEYRQRFTEAIRMRLKSEVPVGSALSGGLDSSAVVVTINKLMQEHADAVDSIGPKQNTFSAVFPNSINDEEAYADAAIAKCSGNIEAHKILPTAEGFAADLEDFVRTMEEPIISSGPYAQYCVMKEASKHVTVLLDGQGADEMMAGYIPYYFAYLRQLQKAGDYRKLLKEAGQSLDIFYRLGRFRLKSKLTAKKRVTMGQLLNKEFTSGYRGEKFGNVPDNMKARLIDDLFHKSLPSLLRYEDKNTMRFSLEGRVPFLDKEVVKFLFSLSDEAIIKGGWNKRILRDATRGLLPEKISNRRNKIGFTTPEVEWFRIMNERIYKIFMSNSFYNRPYWNREAVLTAFEEYLNDKNDADTMVFWRLMNVELWFREFIDKDETPADVKLNKSDYEPNPGKDLGIESAGTTFLRFPLQTEVFAKDTELAPAVTQYPARFFDGLEGAPAKVQDAVESARRDGRKWYLLVSEKIVAITQGRSFPVWEIKVTPAARVLSKFVTRTPAGIGLGSPWSMQIAINEVGLPLIAKAAAASVVGKFQGKSGVFYDVVGNNINAIDGATPYSLGAASNSVKLAPKDPEGVARALSAEIRATLPDEAVENFGGVAIMDANDLGVVVMGHDTALPTETIAGMFKDNPQGQGAQATPMSLVVTQA